ACTTCCTTCGCGCCAGATTTCCTGTTGCCACAGGGTGCGGTACTTACTTTCTATCAATACCCGGCTTCTGACCTCAACGATGTCGGCGAATTCCACGCCTTCGTTGCACACCATGTCGCAGCGATACACGGCAAACCCCAATCCCTGCTCGAGCCACAGTCGGCGAAGTTCATTTGCGCCTATGACCTGTTCTCGGGCCCGCTCAAAGTATTTGATGAAATTGGCATGATAGACTACGCCGGAGAAGTCGGTGTCTTCGTAAAAAATCTGCACCGGATAACTGTGACATTTGGCGTGGCTGAAATCTGGTTGTGACATGAAGGACTCGCAGTATGAAAATCCGGCTCAGTTTACCCCGCCGGCAGTTTTTCTTAAACCCTGCGGGGCGGATGTGACACCGGCAATCAGGCTGTGGTATTCGCCGCTGGCCTTAAGTTGTTTTAGGCCCTTGTCCAGTGCGCCAGCCAGAGCCGGGGAGTTCGGATTATTTTTATCAAATGCCACGAACAGCTCGCTGCTGTGATTGGCAATCACGGCACGAACCTCGCTGTTAACCCCCATGGTATCGAGAAACTGGGCTGCGACTCTGTCATACATTACTACGGCATCGACCTTGTCGGTCAGCAGCAGATTAATCAGCTGATATTGATTATCGACGATTTTCAGCACCATGTTGGGCAGGCTATCGAACTCATCGCCATATTCATAGCCCCTGACTATGCCCACACGGGTGTCTTCGGGCAGCGACCATTTGTCTGCGGCCACGGGCGCTTTGCGGCTTAGCTGATAGAAAGATGCTGTGGCAACAAACAGGGGCTCTTCACCGAACAGAAAGCGCTCGCGGGTGTTCTGTTGCATCGCCACGTTAAACACCGCATTCACCTTGCCTTGTTCGGTCAGGATCAAGCCCCGATTGTACGGTACCACCAGGGTGTCAACATCGATACCTTCGAGGGCAAACGCTTTGGCTATCAGGCGGTGAGATAACCCTTCCCCGGCGGCATCGGCAAAAGGAGGCCAGCTATCTTCTGCGGCGAGTCTGATGCTGGTTTCGTTGCTACTGGCTATGGTGGATAACAGCAAAAAGACGACAAAAATGACTGAACTTAGACACGGCCGGTTCATTCGCTTCCCTCTGATGGAACTCCCTGTTTTGCGGGCTATTGTACGTTATGTGATGGTAAAGCAACAGACAGGATGGTCATGAAGATTTTGCCGTCTATCGTACTGAAAAGTGCGTTTTAGTTGGTTTGGATTGTATTTTGGATGTTGTTCGATAAAAGTATTTTTTAATTTGTTTAAGTTTTTGTTTTGTATTCATTTAATAAATTTCAATATTAAAAATTTTACCTGATAAAACTTATGTAGGACACTCTGTTAGGTATTGCATTTGTGGTCAAAAATAGTAAGGCCACATCGCGGGTTGGTACAGTCTTTCAAAAATAATTACAGCCTCCCGTTTGAATGCTGACATCAGACCTCTGTGCAGTCAGGGGTGGCTTGATAATTTTATCCTGGATTGACTATGAGTAACGAACTTCCACCATCAACCTTGGCGGCGGGCCTCAGGGCTTGCGCGCGACTCCGGCCATCGGCCCGACAGATAATGACGGGTCTTATCAGTGTGATGGCTTGCCTCTCGTCGGCGCCCCTGTCTGCCGATGACACGTCTTTGTACGTTTATGAGTCCTCAAATCGCTCCGATGAACGGCCCCAGGTGCTCGTCATCTTTGATAACTCCGGCAGCATGGACACCACCGTATATGGTGTGAATCCGTCGTTTACCAATACAAGCGGAGATTTATCAGACGGTGAGCAGATTTATTACAGTCTTGATGCAGCAGAAACCCCGCCGAACCCGGGTAATCCTGCGGAAAAGCGCTTCTTTACCTACAAGCGAAACGCTTGTGCCAGCTCTTTTGAATTCCTGAAAGAACAGGGCGTTTTCACGGGTTTTATGCGCCACTACGTTTACAGCGGTCAAACCGGCAGCTGGGAGGAATTTCCCCGCAGCGATGGCGCCAGCATTCGCATGGTCGAGTGTTTTGAAGACATTCAGGATAAAAACTACGACAACGGCAGCGTGGCCAAAGATGGTCTTCCGGTAGACGGTGAGGGGCGTCGGGGCAGCCCTTCACCCTTTTATCGGGTCTCCAGTGGCAGCAAAGAGGCGACCAAAGAGCTGGCGATGTCCAAGGCGAAAAATACCGGGTTTGGTACCGGTAGAGTCGTTACTCTGTACACCAAGACCTACCTCACCTGGTATCACAGTAAGAAAAAGCAGGTCAATCGTACCCGTATCGACATTGCCAAAGAAGCAATAACCAACGTGCTGTTAACCACACCCGGTGTGGATTTTGGTTTGGCTATCTTTAACAGTAACGTTTACGAAGGATATGATGATGGCGGACGTATTATCGCCCGTATTAAACCTGCCACCGCCAGCTATAAAAAGGATTTGATTGAGGCTGTCGATTTGCTTGACGGGACGACCTGGACGCCGCTGTGCGAAACCCTCTATGAGGCGTATCGCTATTTTTCCGGCGGTGAAGTCTGGTTTGGTGATGATGACTCCACCCTTAAACCCTATCGCGACAAGGATGCCATCGAAGGCAAAAACTACAAATCGCCTTTTAAAGATTGCCAAAATCGCGCATACGTTGTGTATGTCACCGATGGCGAGCCCACCCGAGATACCAATGCCAACGATCTGGTACTGGGGCTGACAGGTGGCGTCGATGCGTACACAGATTCACCATCCAGTTACTTAAGCTCGCTTTCCTCATGGATGAACACCAATGATGTTAACCCTAATATGACGGGGAAGCAGAGTGTGTCTACTTACACCATTGGTTTCAGTCAGGGAGCCGCTTCCGCGGCTGGCCTGTTGCGTCATACCGCGGAGAAGGGTGGTGGCAAGTATTATGACGCTACCAATGTGGATGACTTGCAAAAGTCGTTGATGCAGGTGTTTAAAAACATCCTGGAGAAGAATGCCAGCTTTACGGCCCCGGCCGTTGCCAGCAACAACTTCAACCGTATCCAGACCTTCGATTCTGTCTACTACTCGATGTTTTTGCCAAACCGCGGTCCCCGTTGGAGCGGAAACCTGAAAAAATTCAAGGTCACTGACGGTGGCGACATCATAGATGCCAACAAAGCCAAGGTCATTGACTCTGATGGCAACATCGCCAAGACCGCCTGTTCCCATTGGAGCAGCAGCGCTGATTGCAGTGCCGGTGATGGCAACGATGTGCGCCGTGGCGGCGCTGCCGGTATGCTGCAGCGAATGCAGGCCAAGGACCGCAATCTGTTGTCGGATGTCGGCGGGCTTAAACCACTGACATTGAGTGCCGCCAGCACCAAGGCCGGTGGAAATGCAGCCCTTGCCACCTTACTCGGGGTTGATGAGGCTGAGGTGGCGAACCTGATTGACTGGGCCCGTGGTGTGGATGTGGATGACGACAATGACAACGGCAATCTCACTGAGATGCGCGCCGATATCATGGGCGACCCCCTGCACTCCAAACCCCTTGCCATTAACTTCGGCAGCGAGGGTTCACCGGACATTCGGGTGATAGTGGGCACCAACCAAGGTGTGCTGCACATGTTTAAGGATGAAGGTGCAAGTGTGTCTGAATCCTGGGCCTATCTGCCGTGGGAAATGCTGCCAAAGCAGGCCGCACTGCGGGAAAATCTGCCGTCGGGGCGCCACTCTGTGTACGGCATTGATGGCTCACCCGTCGCCTGGGTGAAAAGCGGCGCTTCCGGCATTCAAAAAGCCTGGCTGTTTTTCGGGCTTCGCCGTGGTGGCGATGCCTACTACGCCCTGGATATCACCAACCCAGACACGCCACGTTTTATGTGGCGCATTGATGGCAACAGCCCGGGGATGGATTTGCTCGGCCAAAGCTGGTCCAAACCTGTGGTGACTTTTATCCCAGGCAGGGAATCTAGCCCTGTACTGATTTTTGGTGGTGGCTACAGCCCGTCAAATAAAGATATCCCAGGCGTGGGCACGCCGGATAATTTGGGTACGGCAGTGTTTATTGTTGATGCAGCCACGGGCGCCCTGGTGCACAGCTTTGGCCCCAATAACGCCGGTAACATGACGGTGATGCCGAGCATCAAAGACAGTATCCCCAACGAAGTGGCCGTACTCGATGCCAATAACGATGGTCTCACAGACCGTATCTACGCCACAGATACCGGCGGTAATGTGTGGCGGATGGATATGCCTGGGGCCACCCCAAAAGATGCCAACAGGCGTTGGTCAGCCTTTAAGTTCGCCTCCCTTGGTGGCATGACGACAGGCTCCGACAGGCGATTTTTTGCCGCACCTGTGGTGGCCCAAACCGCACTGAACAATACCCTGGAATTCACCAGCCACGAGAAAGGCCGCAGCACCACAGTCACCACTGTCCAAACCATTCCCTATGATGCTGTGGTGGTGGGCAGCGGTATTCGCCCGGCCCCTCAGGATGACCAGCGGGAAGACATGTTTTTCACCCTGCAGGACCGCAATATTGGAATAAGGTCCTTCGATGGCAGCAACAAGGACAGGCTGCCTCCATCGGCTCTGACCCTGGCGGATCTATATGATGTCACCAGCGCACCTCCAACCACCAAAGAGGAAGAAGTGCGTTTTGGAAAGCTGCGTGGCTGGTATTACAACTTCACCCGAAAAGGTGAAAAGAGCCTGTCGGCGGGCTCCATTATCAGGGGAAGGGTGTTCTTTACCTCCTACGTGCCCGGAAGTGCCGGTGCGCCGGGTACCAATCAATGCCTCATCCCTGGTAAGGGCTATCTCTATGGCTTTGATTTGCATAAGGGGACCCGATCTTACAATCAAACCTATCTGGAAATGGGCGAAAGTGTGCCTGATACGCCGCAGCTTGTGGTGCCAAGCAGCAAAGCCATGTACTTGATTGGTATAGGCAAGGCGCCTGAATTGATGGTGAAAACCCGCTGTGAAGATAACAACGAACACTGTGATGGCTGTCCGCCGGGGGACGAGAAATGCATCGGCGGTGGCATGAATACCAGGAAGATTTATTACTATGCAAACTGACATCCCTGTTGTCGCCTTTTTATTGGCGTTGAGTTTATCTTCCACGGCATCGGCCGCGACAGAAGCTCCGGAGCACGCCGAACGCGAGTCGTTCAAGTGCTTTATCAGCACCAACGTGGGTGATGGGGTATACGACTTCAGTTGGTACGCGGCCGATACCGCGCGCAACATGGCTGAGCTTGTGGGGCAGCGGTTGGCCAACTCTGCCATGAGAGCCAAAGGTATCCGGGTTTACGCCGGTGAAGTTCACGAGTGTGTGCCCCAGGACCGTGATTTTGCGGCGCAGAAGGCCCGGACACTGGATGAGGCAATGGCACGCTAAGCACGGGGGCTTCAGCACTTTGGTGTTGGTTGCCCAGGCGGATTGCTGCGCCTGGCTTAGTTTAGCGTTGTACTCAAAGGGGAGAGGATGGCCTTCATGCTGCCGTCTTCTTCCATACCCACAATTGCCTGATTGAAATCGTCAAGGAGTTGAAGGTTTCCCTCCCGCGTTTTCGACACCCCAAGATGAAATACCTCCTTTGCCAGAGGTTCACCCACAAACTCAAATTGCCCCTGATATTCCGCCGGGCCGTGGGCGATAAGATACTGAGCTACATTGCGGCTTATTACGATTAAATCCACCCTGCCTATCAGCAGCTTGCGCAGATTCGTTTCATCCGAGTCGGCCTCTTCTGTATGTAATTTGCTGCTGGCAATGGCCGCCGGGTTGGCATAGCCCCGGCTTATTCCAATCCGTTTGCCCTGGAGTTCTGACAACTTATGATACCCAATCTGGTCCTGCTTCCTGGCCAAAAAGGCAATTTCCGTTCCCTGCAGAGGCCGCGAATAATAGGCCCAGCTTTCCCGTTCGGCCCTATACCAGAGTCCGATAATGGCGTCGGCTTTGCCGGCTTTAATGAGGGCTGTGGCGCGAATAAAGGGATAGAACTTAAGCTCTACCTGATAGCCCCGGCGCTGCAGCGCCTCTTGCACCAGAACCGCTACGGGTCCGAAATGGTCCAGTGACTCAGCATAAAAAGGGGGAAGGTCGGTAGCCACCAGTGTCAGGGTTTTGGGCTCCTGCGCTGTAACCCAGAGCGGCAGTAGCAGAAATATCAGCAAGGTTAAGCGCTTCGGCGACATAAAGCGGGTTCCAGCGGCGGGAAAGGCGGCGTTGTTTTTGAGTATAGTACGCCGCGTTTCTCCTGCCTCTGGCTGCGTCTGAGAAACAGATTGGAATAGTTGGATTAGTCACTGATAAGCGGTGATTTGCTGCCATCGTACTTGCCCCGAAGCAGTGTTTCCCCCTCCACCCAGAGCAATTCCCCGGCGTTACCCAGTTTGATGGAAGAATCGATGGCGATGATGCGGTTGTCATAAAGACCCAGCACCCTGGTTTGTGAGGTATGGCCGACCACTATGTGGTTGACACCAAAGTGTTTAAGCAGGGCATCGATTTGCGATTCATCCAGCTCCGACTTGAAGTAACCCCGATACCAGGTAGGCCCGCCCTTATAAAACAAGAAGTTCAGCAACGGGTCTGTCTTGAGAGCGGATTTTTCATCGTCGATATGTTTGCGGTACAGGTCGTTGGCCTGGCCGATGGAAAGACCACGCTCCAGCCACTCGGGGCTGATGCCGCCGTGCATAAACAGCATATCGTTTATTTTTACCAGGGTGTTTTTACTTCTGAGCCACTGGCCGATTTCGGTATCCCTGTCGTAGAGGGCGTCGTAGGGGCGACCGATAAGGGCGCTGCTGACACGGTAGCGATCGTTGACGTAGCGCAGGTCGCCCTGCAGCACCATTTGCTCGTGGTTACCCATCAAGAGGTGCACCATGCCACCGGCGGCGCGTGCGGCCCGGTCGAGCTCGTACATCAACCAGAGCACCTCGTTGACCTCAGGCCCCCGGTCAAACATGTCTCCTGTCATCACCAGATGGCCATCCCCCAGCGCCCAGCGGTTGTTTTCATCGATGACCCTGTGGGCGCGAAGCAGGTTTATCAGCACCTGATACTGGCCATGGACATCACTGAGGGCAACCAGGGTTTTTACGCCGTTGACTTGATCCTCATCGATTGCATAGGGGCCAAACAGAGTGGGCTGGGGCAGGGCGCCGCAATGCTCGGGGCGCTGCAGCCTGGTGCCAGCCTCTGTCGTTATCAGTCGGCGGTGACAAATCCAATGGGCCTGCTTTTGGTGTGCATCATTGATGACGTACGGGCCATCATGAAAGTCTGTGTCGGCATCAGAGCCCACTTCTGCCTGCCTAAGGTCTGGCATTTTTGCCATCGCCTGAGATGCAATCGGCAGCACCAACATTGTTACGGCCATCAAGGCGGCACTAATCGAGCCAGCGCCACTGCTACTTAAGCCTGCACCAAAGCTGTGGGCACGCTGAGAGCTCCTGCTCTGGTGGGAGAAAAACCGGGTCAGTACAGACTTCACTCGATACCTCGGGAATGGATTCAAGCGATGCCCCAATAGCATCACCTTTGCTGCCAATGGGCCGCAGTATAACTCCGAAAATGGAGCCATCGGAGCGAATAGAGAAAGAAACGAGCTAAAAACGACAAGGCCAGAATTTTGGCAACTTAATGATAAATATGAATAAATAAAAAAGGAGACCCGAAGGTCTCCTTGATGATTCAAGCCATGCGCTTATGCCGGACTTATTTGGTCATGCGCTTGTACTTGAGGCGATGCGGCTCAACCACATCGGTGCCGTAGGTGTTCTTCAGCCAGGTAGAGTACTCGGTGTAGTTACCTTCGTAGAAGTTCACCTGACCCTCATCACGGTAGTCGAGGATGTGGGTACAGATACGGTCGAGGAACCAACGGTCGTGGGAAATCACCATGGCGCAGCCGGGGAATTCCAGCAGGGCTTCTTCGAGGGCACGCAGGGTTTCCACGTCCAGATCGTTGGTAGGTTCGTCGAGCAGCAGCACGTTGCCGCCGGCTTGCAGCAGCTTGGCCAGGTGCACACGGTTGCGCTCACCACCGGAGAGGGTACCGATGATTTTTTGCTGATCCGCACCACGGAAGTTAAAGCGGCCCACGTAGGCACGGCTTGGGATTTCCATGTTGTTGATGCGCATGATGTCCTGACCGCCGGAAATTTCTTCCCAAATGGTGGCCTTGTTGTTCATGGAATCACGGAACTGCTCAACCGAGGCGATTTTCACGGTTTCACCG
This sequence is a window from Shewanella zhangzhouensis. Protein-coding genes within it:
- a CDS encoding thioesterase family protein; the encoded protein is MSQPDFSHAKCHSYPVQIFYEDTDFSGVVYHANFIKYFERAREQVIGANELRRLWLEQGLGFAVYRCDMVCNEGVEFADIVEVRSRVLIESKYRTLWQQEIWREGSARPAVSGYIEMVCLNQQRQLTPMPAKLMTDLLEA
- a CDS encoding substrate-binding periplasmic protein; protein product: MNRPCLSSVIFVVFLLLSTIASSNETSIRLAAEDSWPPFADAAGEGLSHRLIAKAFALEGIDVDTLVVPYNRGLILTEQGKVNAVFNVAMQQNTRERFLFGEEPLFVATASFYQLSRKAPVAADKWSLPEDTRVGIVRGYEYGDEFDSLPNMVLKIVDNQYQLINLLLTDKVDAVVMYDRVAAQFLDTMGVNSEVRAVIANHSSELFVAFDKNNPNSPALAGALDKGLKQLKASGEYHSLIAGVTSAPQGLRKTAGGVN
- a CDS encoding pilus assembly protein, translating into MSNELPPSTLAAGLRACARLRPSARQIMTGLISVMACLSSAPLSADDTSLYVYESSNRSDERPQVLVIFDNSGSMDTTVYGVNPSFTNTSGDLSDGEQIYYSLDAAETPPNPGNPAEKRFFTYKRNACASSFEFLKEQGVFTGFMRHYVYSGQTGSWEEFPRSDGASIRMVECFEDIQDKNYDNGSVAKDGLPVDGEGRRGSPSPFYRVSSGSKEATKELAMSKAKNTGFGTGRVVTLYTKTYLTWYHSKKKQVNRTRIDIAKEAITNVLLTTPGVDFGLAIFNSNVYEGYDDGGRIIARIKPATASYKKDLIEAVDLLDGTTWTPLCETLYEAYRYFSGGEVWFGDDDSTLKPYRDKDAIEGKNYKSPFKDCQNRAYVVYVTDGEPTRDTNANDLVLGLTGGVDAYTDSPSSYLSSLSSWMNTNDVNPNMTGKQSVSTYTIGFSQGAASAAGLLRHTAEKGGGKYYDATNVDDLQKSLMQVFKNILEKNASFTAPAVASNNFNRIQTFDSVYYSMFLPNRGPRWSGNLKKFKVTDGGDIIDANKAKVIDSDGNIAKTACSHWSSSADCSAGDGNDVRRGGAAGMLQRMQAKDRNLLSDVGGLKPLTLSAASTKAGGNAALATLLGVDEAEVANLIDWARGVDVDDDNDNGNLTEMRADIMGDPLHSKPLAINFGSEGSPDIRVIVGTNQGVLHMFKDEGASVSESWAYLPWEMLPKQAALRENLPSGRHSVYGIDGSPVAWVKSGASGIQKAWLFFGLRRGGDAYYALDITNPDTPRFMWRIDGNSPGMDLLGQSWSKPVVTFIPGRESSPVLIFGGGYSPSNKDIPGVGTPDNLGTAVFIVDAATGALVHSFGPNNAGNMTVMPSIKDSIPNEVAVLDANNDGLTDRIYATDTGGNVWRMDMPGATPKDANRRWSAFKFASLGGMTTGSDRRFFAAPVVAQTALNNTLEFTSHEKGRSTTVTTVQTIPYDAVVVGSGIRPAPQDDQREDMFFTLQDRNIGIRSFDGSNKDRLPPSALTLADLYDVTSAPPTTKEEEVRFGKLRGWYYNFTRKGEKSLSAGSIIRGRVFFTSYVPGSAGAPGTNQCLIPGKGYLYGFDLHKGTRSYNQTYLEMGESVPDTPQLVVPSSKAMYLIGIGKAPELMVKTRCEDNNEHCDGCPPGDEKCIGGGMNTRKIYYYAN
- a CDS encoding TapY2 family type IVa secretion system protein, with translation MQTDIPVVAFLLALSLSSTASAATEAPEHAERESFKCFISTNVGDGVYDFSWYAADTARNMAELVGQRLANSAMRAKGIRVYAGEVHECVPQDRDFAAQKARTLDEAMAR
- a CDS encoding substrate-binding periplasmic protein, translated to MSPKRLTLLIFLLLPLWVTAQEPKTLTLVATDLPPFYAESLDHFGPVAVLVQEALQRRGYQVELKFYPFIRATALIKAGKADAIIGLWYRAERESWAYYSRPLQGTEIAFLARKQDQIGYHKLSELQGKRIGISRGYANPAAIASSKLHTEEADSDETNLRKLLIGRVDLIVISRNVAQYLIAHGPAEYQGQFEFVGEPLAKEVFHLGVSKTREGNLQLLDDFNQAIVGMEEDGSMKAILSPLSTTLN
- a CDS encoding metallophosphoesterase, with the protein product MPDLRQAEVGSDADTDFHDGPYVINDAHQKQAHWICHRRLITTEAGTRLQRPEHCGALPQPTLFGPYAIDEDQVNGVKTLVALSDVHGQYQVLINLLRAHRVIDENNRWALGDGHLVMTGDMFDRGPEVNEVLWLMYELDRAARAAGGMVHLLMGNHEQMVLQGDLRYVNDRYRVSSALIGRPYDALYDRDTEIGQWLRSKNTLVKINDMLFMHGGISPEWLERGLSIGQANDLYRKHIDDEKSALKTDPLLNFLFYKGGPTWYRGYFKSELDESQIDALLKHFGVNHIVVGHTSQTRVLGLYDNRIIAIDSSIKLGNAGELLWVEGETLLRGKYDGSKSPLISD